The following are encoded together in the Spirochaetota bacterium genome:
- a CDS encoding sulfatase-like hydrolase/transferase, whose amino-acid sequence MAYARERPYSFAWCRPFFLSHKAVHHDWKPPRHLKGLYKNEKIDFLAPESDKWNTWSGNNWLEGSMGSMHDIYRRDCDCLVSVDEQIGRIIQKLQKMGILNNTVIVYAGDNGYMWGEHRLYAKHWPYEESIRIPFIFFYPDMVRTPGRWF is encoded by the coding sequence GTGGCATATGCCCGGGAAAGGCCTTACTCATTTGCGTGGTGTAGACCTTTTTTTCTTTCACATAAAGCTGTTCATCATGATTGGAAACCACCACGGCATCTTAAGGGATTATATAAAAATGAAAAAATTGATTTTCTTGCACCTGAATCGGATAAATGGAATACATGGAGTGGAAATAACTGGCTGGAAGGTTCAATGGGTTCAATGCATGATATTTACAGACGGGACTGCGACTGCCTTGTTTCTGTTGATGAGCAAATTGGGAGGATTATACAAAAATTGCAAAAGATGGGGATACTAAATAATACAGTAATTGTGTATGCTGGTGATAACGGGTATATGTGGGGTGAACACAGACTTTATGCAAAACACTGGCCATATGAGGAATCAATTCGAATACCCTTTATCTTTTTTTATCCGGATATGGTTCGTACTCCAGGAAGATGGTTTTAA
- a CDS encoding DUF4976 domain-containing protein yields the protein MVLNIDLAPSLLDLAGIHVPEWMQGESFIPIVKNPFSPGRKSFLYELFKDFPFGGRVPPNKTLRTERYKYIEWQACRKPELYDLLKDPREMNNLMNTIQGKKILPDLKKELEKLKIKYCIM from the coding sequence ATGGTTTTAAATATTGACCTGGCTCCAAGTTTACTGGATTTAGCGGGTATTCACGTTCCAGAATGGATGCAGGGAGAGAGTTTTATCCCTATTGTAAAGAATCCCTTTTCACCGGGAAGAAAATCTTTTTTGTACGAACTTTTCAAAGATTTTCCATTTGGAGGTAGAGTTCCTCCAAACAAAACTCTTAGAACCGAACGCTATAAGTATATTGAATGGCAGGCATGCAGGAAACCGGAATTATATGATCTACTGAAAGATCCAAGGGAGATGAATAATTTAATGAATACCATTCAGGGAAAAAAGATTTTGCCAGATTTAAAGAAAGAATTAGAAAAATTAAAGATAAAATACTGTATCATGTAA